In Acinetobacter sp. WCHAc010034, a genomic segment contains:
- the clpA gene encoding ATP-dependent Clp protease ATP-binding subunit ClpA encodes MLSRQLEVSLRLAVSMARQKRHEFLTVEHLLLALLDNDSAVNALKACGADIIVLRKELEEYVEQHTPKLGENSDQAPHPTESFDRILQRAIFHVQSSGNDRTVEGADILVAMYSERDSFAVYLLKRHQINRLTLTQYLSHGARKEEVQQEEEIEELDGETASSANAGPLELYTSNLNAEAQKGKTDPLIGREKEIERTAQILCRRRKNNPLLVGDPGVGKTSIAEGLAWLIVNGKAPKPLANAEVYSLDIGALVAGTKYRGDFEKRLKQLLNALKKKPEAVLFIDEIHMIIGAGSSMGSTMDASNLIKPALANGSLRCIGSTTFQEYRQVFEKDHALSRRFQKIDVNEPSISETIDILRGLKSKFEEFHHVKYDDLALVSAVELSAKFINDRFLPDKAIDVIDEAGAQRRLKAEQDDTVITVENIEDIVSKIARIPPKTVSKDDKSVLENLERDLKRVVFGQDEAIEALASAIKLSRAGLKSPDKPVGSFVFAGPTGVGKTEVTKQLAKLLGVELVRFDMSEYMERHAVSRLIGAPPGYVGFDQGGLLTDAIHKNPHCVLLLDEIEKAHPDVFNLLLQIMDHGSLTDNNGRKSDFRNVVLVLTTNIGAESISRVSIGFMEQDNSNDNQDAMKKAFSPEFRNRLDGVIQFKALPTTVIENVVDKFLTELQAQLDEKKVILEVDQSAREWMAENGYDRLMGARPMQRLIQEHLKKPLAEMILFGELAEHGGNVAVSVKKENGQAVGLKLEVFEDQTAEPA; translated from the coding sequence ATGCTCAGTCGTCAATTAGAAGTATCATTACGTTTGGCTGTCAGCATGGCTCGTCAGAAGAGACATGAGTTCTTGACGGTAGAACATTTATTATTGGCTTTGCTCGACAACGACTCCGCTGTAAATGCATTGAAAGCCTGCGGCGCAGATATTATTGTGCTCCGCAAAGAGCTTGAAGAATATGTAGAACAGCATACCCCTAAGCTTGGCGAAAACAGCGACCAGGCGCCGCATCCTACAGAAAGTTTTGACCGCATCCTGCAGCGCGCAATTTTCCATGTGCAATCCAGTGGCAATGACCGCACAGTAGAAGGCGCAGATATTCTGGTTGCCATGTATTCTGAGCGCGACTCTTTTGCGGTATACCTGCTCAAGCGCCATCAGATTAACCGGCTGACTTTGACGCAGTATCTTTCCCATGGCGCCCGCAAAGAAGAAGTGCAGCAGGAGGAAGAAATTGAAGAATTGGACGGTGAAACGGCATCTTCAGCAAATGCAGGGCCGCTGGAGCTGTATACATCCAATTTGAATGCGGAAGCGCAGAAAGGCAAAACCGACCCGCTGATTGGCCGTGAAAAGGAAATTGAGCGCACTGCGCAAATTCTATGCCGCCGCCGCAAAAACAATCCTTTGCTGGTCGGTGACCCGGGCGTGGGCAAAACTTCCATCGCAGAAGGCTTGGCATGGCTGATTGTTAATGGCAAAGCGCCGAAGCCTTTGGCCAATGCGGAAGTCTACAGTCTGGATATTGGCGCGCTGGTTGCCGGCACCAAATACCGCGGCGATTTTGAAAAGCGCCTGAAACAGCTGCTGAATGCCTTGAAAAAGAAACCTGAGGCCGTGCTGTTTATTGATGAAATTCACATGATTATTGGCGCTGGCTCCAGCATGGGCAGCACCATGGATGCGTCTAATTTAATCAAGCCGGCATTGGCGAATGGCTCTTTGCGCTGCATCGGCTCAACTACATTCCAAGAGTACCGTCAGGTCTTTGAAAAAGATCATGCTTTATCGCGCCGTTTCCAGAAAATTGACGTGAATGAGCCGTCCATTTCAGAAACCATTGATATTCTCCGCGGCTTAAAATCGAAATTTGAAGAATTCCATCATGTGAAATATGATGATTTAGCGCTGGTTTCAGCGGTTGAACTGTCTGCGAAATTCATTAATGACCGCTTCCTGCCGGATAAAGCCATTGATGTAATTGATGAGGCAGGCGCGCAGCGCCGCTTGAAGGCCGAACAGGATGACACGGTCATTACTGTTGAAAATATTGAAGATATTGTATCGAAGATTGCCCGCATTCCGCCTAAAACCGTATCCAAAGATGACAAGTCTGTGCTTGAAAATCTTGAGCGCGATCTGAAGCGCGTAGTTTTTGGCCAGGATGAGGCGATTGAAGCTTTGGCGTCGGCGATTAAGCTTTCCCGCGCAGGCCTGAAATCTCCGGATAAGCCGGTGGGCAGCTTTGTTTTTGCCGGCCCGACAGGCGTGGGTAAAACAGAAGTGACTAAACAGCTGGCTAAATTGCTGGGTGTTGAGCTGGTGCGTTTCGATATGTCTGAATACATGGAGCGCCATGCGGTATCGCGTTTAATCGGCGCGCCTCCGGGCTATGTCGGCTTCGATCAGGGCGGCTTGCTGACCGATGCAATTCATAAAAATCCGCACTGCGTTTTGCTGCTGGATGAAATTGAAAAAGCGCATCCGGATGTCTTTAACCTGCTGCTGCAGATTATGGATCACGGCTCATTGACTGACAACAACGGCCGCAAGTCTGATTTCCGCAATGTGGTGCTGGTGCTGACCACCAATATTGGCGCAGAAAGCATTTCGCGCGTCAGCATTGGCTTTATGGAGCAGGACAACAGCAACGACAATCAGGATGCGATGAAAAAAGCTTTCTCTCCGGAATTCCGCAACCGCCTGGATGGCGTGATTCAGTTCAAGGCATTGCCGACTACCGTGATTGAAAATGTGGTGGATAAATTCCTGACTGAGCTTCAGGCGCAGCTGGATGAGAAAAAAGTCATTCTGGAAGTGGATCAAAGCGCGCGTGAATGGATGGCCGAAAATGGCTATGACCGCTTAATGGGCGCCCGTCCTATGCAGCGCCTGATTCAGGAGCATTTGAAAAAGCCGCTGGCGGAAATGATTTTATTCGGCGAGCTGGCGGAGCATGGCGGCAATGTCGCAGTTTCCGTGAAGAAAGAAAACGGCCAAGCGGTCGGACTGAAACTGGAAGTGTTTGAAGACCAGACTGCAGAGCCGGCTTAA